In one window of Candidatus Scalindua sp. DNA:
- a CDS encoding 2-oxoacid:ferredoxin oxidoreductase subunit beta, translated as MTQENLFHSSGKPAWCPGCGDFGILSSIEDALVNSGKKPHEVLIVSGIGQAAKLPHYINTNGFAGLHGRALPAAFGAKAANHHLQVLVTSGDGDIYGEGGNHFIHAIRRNIDITLIVHNNQIYGLTKRQASPTSDLGMVTKTQPNGVSTIPFNPLAIAITLDAVFVARSFSQEKAFTTQLIEEGIRTPGFSLIDILQPCVSFNTINTYKWYSERVYKLDSSHDPADKLQAYEKSSEWGDKIPIGILYKSARKTFLDDQFKPKDLPLFKRKTRMKEIISLINELY; from the coding sequence ATGACCCAGGAAAATCTTTTCCACTCTTCCGGCAAGCCAGCATGGTGCCCGGGATGTGGAGACTTCGGCATACTCTCGTCAATAGAAGATGCCCTCGTGAATTCAGGAAAGAAACCTCACGAGGTACTTATTGTTTCAGGAATTGGACAGGCAGCAAAACTGCCCCACTACATAAATACAAATGGTTTTGCCGGATTGCACGGCAGAGCATTACCTGCCGCTTTTGGTGCAAAAGCAGCAAACCACCATCTCCAGGTACTTGTCACGAGTGGTGACGGAGATATCTACGGCGAAGGAGGTAATCATTTCATACACGCCATACGCAGAAACATTGATATCACTTTAATCGTCCACAATAATCAAATATATGGACTCACGAAGAGACAAGCCTCTCCTACTTCCGATCTGGGAATGGTAACGAAAACTCAGCCCAATGGCGTGAGTACCATTCCTTTTAATCCCCTGGCGATTGCGATTACGCTGGATGCTGTTTTCGTTGCAAGAAGTTTTTCGCAGGAAAAGGCATTTACGACACAATTAATAGAGGAAGGTATTCGCACTCCGGGTTTTTCACTCATCGATATCCTTCAGCCATGCGTCTCTTTTAACACCATCAATACCTACAAATGGTATAGTGAAAGGGTGTATAAACTTGACAGCTCGCATGATCCTGCAGATAAATTACAAGCATATGAAAAATCAAGTGAATGGGGAGATAAAATCCCCATAGGCATTCTCTACAAAAGCGCGAGAAAAACCTTTTTGGATGACCAATTCAAACCAAAAGATCTCCCCTTATTTAAGAGAAAAACACGAATGAAAGAAATCATATCATTAATAAATGAGCTGTACTGA
- a CDS encoding FAD-dependent oxidoreductase: MKVQKNDNESYISTDKIDRKWIDVNIPCSDACPIMTDIPGYIQAIMEGDYKTAYRINRKDNVLPGVLGRVCNRPCEPVCRHGRNGLGDPVSICFLKRSAADYGMVPVKTEIQSNGKKVCIIGAGPAGLTAANDLALKGYQVTILEQFEHPGGMLRYGIPQFRLPYDIVAADVKSITDLGVTIKTNVRIEDERAFEELKKEYNAVILAGGCMLPRQLTVPGMDSKGVYLGLDFMNAANREEFNTPLEKVVVIGGGFTAVDCTRMSYRLGAKKITLVYRRTKNDMYVGEHELEVMETEGIKMTYLASPVLIEAQNGAVAGIRFINNSIGEDRSITPIEGSEFFIEADTIIFAIGQKAEENICGKSRREDNTFFVTGDFRNGSSTVIEAAADGRKIAGKVHHALSDTKELQDAVVISEVKDTGRKREYDFIPAQPMGTTHMRDRQIKNKEIETGYSKEESVLEAQRCYLCHYNFQIDIKRCIYCLACIDVMPVDCIKMAKDVQVTEDGNLHYVETKRWDEVEAITIDNDKCIRCGNCVRACPVDCISISKYKLEQVEKK; encoded by the coding sequence ATGAAAGTTCAAAAGAACGATAACGAATCGTATATATCTACAGATAAAATAGACAGGAAGTGGATTGATGTGAATATCCCCTGCAGTGACGCCTGCCCTATAATGACTGATATTCCAGGCTACATCCAGGCTATCATGGAAGGTGATTATAAAACTGCCTACCGTATCAATAGAAAGGATAATGTGCTGCCTGGTGTTCTGGGACGTGTTTGCAACCGCCCATGTGAACCTGTCTGCAGGCACGGCCGGAATGGACTTGGCGACCCGGTATCTATCTGTTTTCTGAAACGATCTGCCGCTGACTACGGGATGGTCCCTGTAAAGACTGAAATACAATCAAATGGCAAAAAAGTCTGTATAATTGGTGCCGGACCTGCCGGATTAACGGCTGCCAATGATCTTGCCCTAAAGGGATACCAGGTAACGATCCTTGAACAGTTCGAACACCCGGGGGGAATGTTACGGTACGGCATCCCACAATTTCGGCTCCCCTATGATATTGTTGCGGCAGATGTAAAGTCTATTACCGATCTCGGTGTAACGATCAAGACCAATGTTCGAATTGAAGATGAAAGAGCGTTCGAAGAACTGAAAAAAGAGTATAATGCAGTAATTCTGGCTGGGGGATGTATGCTTCCCAGACAACTCACCGTTCCCGGAATGGACAGCAAGGGGGTTTATTTGGGCCTCGATTTTATGAATGCCGCAAACAGGGAAGAATTTAATACACCACTTGAAAAGGTGGTTGTTATCGGTGGCGGTTTCACTGCAGTGGATTGCACCCGCATGTCCTATCGTCTGGGCGCAAAAAAAATCACGTTAGTGTACCGCAGGACAAAAAACGATATGTATGTCGGTGAACACGAACTTGAAGTGATGGAAACGGAAGGAATCAAGATGACCTATCTGGCCTCTCCGGTACTCATTGAAGCACAAAATGGTGCAGTAGCAGGTATACGGTTCATTAACAATTCTATTGGTGAGGATCGATCAATAACTCCAATTGAAGGATCTGAATTTTTTATAGAAGCCGATACCATCATTTTTGCAATCGGCCAAAAGGCGGAAGAAAATATTTGTGGTAAGAGCCGTAGAGAGGATAACACTTTTTTTGTAACCGGTGATTTCAGAAATGGTTCTTCTACGGTGATTGAGGCAGCCGCTGACGGGCGTAAGATTGCCGGAAAGGTGCATCACGCCCTTTCTGATACGAAAGAACTGCAGGATGCCGTCGTGATAAGTGAAGTAAAAGATACGGGGAGGAAACGGGAGTATGACTTTATTCCTGCCCAACCCATGGGCACAACGCATATGCGTGACAGGCAGATCAAAAATAAAGAGATAGAAACAGGATACTCGAAAGAAGAATCTGTCCTAGAAGCCCAACGGTGTTATCTCTGCCATTATAATTTCCAAATCGATATCAAACGCTGCATTTACTGTCTTGCCTGTATTGATGTAATGCCCGTAGATTGCATCAAGATGGCAAAGGATGTCCAGGTAACTGAAGATGGGAATTTACACTATGTTGAGACAAAAAGATGGGATGAGGTAGAGGCTATTACAATCGACAATGACAAGTGTATCCGCTGTGGAAACTGCGTCAGAGCATGCCCTGTAGACTGTATCTCTATTTCCAAATACAAACTGGAACAGGTTGAAAAGAAATAG
- a CDS encoding FAD-dependent oxidoreductase, producing MKSVIIGAGIAGITAAKTIKEIDKDAEVVVIGDEMFLPYKRYLLTELLCGLSAQDDLLFLPLELLNKLDIKLRIGETVKAIEPSKKLITLHHNETMHYDKLLIATGCIPSLGLTLRPYKNYIQNYYSLNDILVLKKRVPEIQKCIVFGKGVSCLDLISGLYNLGKQIIYITKGKRAHFGLKESEFKDTLHDFLEEKGIDIITEDRIVSIDTSKHGYRADTLRQKKITADIIFGWDHYNPNISCVENTSIEKRLGILVNAQLETSEKDIYAAGNCMEIYNPFLKKYWFNFGLPNALEQGRVAGKNMLGQEEEYKIHETITFNLMGKSLKARWWR from the coding sequence GTGAAGAGTGTTATTATTGGTGCTGGAATCGCCGGAATAACAGCAGCCAAAACCATCAAAGAGATAGACAAAGATGCTGAAGTGGTTGTTATAGGAGATGAGATGTTTCTCCCATACAAGCGCTATTTATTGACCGAACTGCTGTGCGGCTTATCAGCTCAGGATGATTTACTATTCCTGCCTCTGGAATTATTAAACAAACTGGATATCAAACTGCGCATTGGAGAAACTGTCAAAGCCATCGAACCGTCGAAAAAGTTAATCACACTTCACCACAATGAAACCATGCACTACGATAAACTCCTCATTGCCACCGGGTGCATACCGAGCCTGGGACTCACATTACGTCCCTATAAGAATTATATCCAGAACTATTACTCTCTGAATGATATCCTTGTGTTGAAAAAAAGAGTGCCGGAAATTCAAAAATGTATTGTTTTCGGGAAAGGCGTAAGTTGCTTAGACCTGATTAGCGGCTTGTACAATCTTGGAAAACAGATTATTTATATTACGAAGGGAAAACGTGCTCATTTTGGTTTAAAGGAATCTGAGTTTAAGGACACATTGCATGATTTTCTTGAAGAGAAGGGTATAGACATAATAACAGAGGATAGAATTGTATCAATTGATACGTCAAAGCACGGTTACCGGGCCGACACATTAAGGCAAAAGAAAATCACCGCTGATATTATCTTTGGGTGGGATCATTATAACCCCAATATTTCATGTGTCGAAAATACATCGATTGAAAAAAGGCTAGGGATCCTCGTAAACGCTCAATTGGAAACATCTGAGAAAGATATCTATGCAGCGGGAAATTGTATGGAGATCTACAACCCGTTTTTAAAAAAATACTGGTTCAATTTTGGTTTACCAAATGCTTTGGAACAGGGAAGAGTTGCCGGAAAAAACATGCTGGGGCAAGAAGAAGAGTATAAAATCCATGAAACCATTACCTTCAATCTGATGGGAAAATCACTAAAGGCAAGGTGGTGGAGATGA
- a CDS encoding 2-oxoacid:acceptor oxidoreductase subunit alpha produces MRYSEITIRFCGIAGDGAVSSGKIFAGACAKIGLHVMVNAIYSAEIRGLGKSSSTIRFSTSKLNSMGDGIDLLVGMAAKESIVDLRDIKEEGSVIYDISTPGTVTEKDSLAAHIIPEINGYGVPIKQLANEASGTNQGKNLVAIGAICYFYSLPPDMFVDQIKAIFARKGERIVEINITAFRLGYEYFKEHYPLNNQFEISKGLKARKLISGNEAIAKGALDCGLKFFAGYPITPATKIMEIAAKELPKLGGWTLQMEDEIAAISAVLGAGFAGKRSMTATSGPGLSLMSEMINMSVMAEIPAIIVNVQRGGPSTGLPTKVEQGDLNIALYGGSGDSPRVVMAPCDSEDCYHGIQLAFDIAEKYQTPVIFLSDLFLGQRIETVAIEANIDRERCTRKRPTSEQLKNYLRYQITDDGVSPLIVPGESGAIYSVTGLEHSVTGNPNYESDVHSMMTAKRFRKFESMVTDLPQADIIGDEKGVIGLAGWGSTIGSILEGMEIARKRGVPSKLIKSIMIHPQREDSFQEFFASCKKIIVPEMNYQGQYAALLKSRYGIKPIEVHIPSVNPVSPLKIAQKIMEANDELSQ; encoded by the coding sequence ATGAGATATTCCGAGATAACCATTCGGTTTTGTGGAATAGCGGGTGATGGTGCTGTCTCATCAGGAAAGATTTTTGCGGGAGCCTGTGCCAAAATCGGACTGCACGTAATGGTAAATGCTATCTACAGCGCTGAGATCAGAGGCTTGGGCAAATCATCTTCGACAATCAGGTTTTCAACATCAAAACTCAATAGTATGGGTGACGGTATAGATCTTCTTGTTGGCATGGCAGCAAAGGAATCGATTGTTGATTTGCGTGATATTAAAGAGGAGGGTAGTGTGATTTATGATATCAGTACCCCCGGTACCGTAACAGAGAAAGACAGTCTTGCTGCTCACATCATTCCAGAAATTAATGGCTACGGAGTACCCATAAAACAACTTGCCAATGAGGCATCCGGTACCAATCAGGGAAAAAACCTCGTTGCAATTGGAGCGATATGCTACTTTTATTCTCTACCACCCGACATGTTTGTCGATCAAATAAAGGCGATATTTGCCCGTAAAGGAGAACGAATCGTAGAGATTAATATTACGGCCTTTCGTTTAGGGTATGAATATTTCAAGGAACACTATCCCTTAAACAACCAGTTTGAAATCAGCAAGGGATTAAAAGCCAGAAAATTAATTAGCGGTAATGAAGCTATTGCCAAAGGTGCTTTGGATTGCGGGTTAAAATTCTTTGCCGGATATCCCATTACACCTGCAACAAAAATTATGGAGATAGCAGCAAAGGAGTTGCCGAAATTGGGGGGCTGGACTCTGCAGATGGAAGACGAAATTGCTGCGATCAGTGCGGTATTAGGGGCTGGTTTTGCGGGAAAACGTTCAATGACTGCGACTTCCGGACCAGGCCTCTCCCTGATGAGCGAAATGATTAATATGTCAGTAATGGCGGAAATTCCCGCAATCATTGTAAATGTTCAACGTGGTGGACCATCAACTGGTCTTCCCACAAAAGTAGAACAGGGCGATCTGAATATTGCCCTTTATGGTGGCTCAGGAGATTCACCCAGGGTGGTAATGGCACCCTGTGATTCTGAAGATTGCTACCATGGTATCCAGTTAGCCTTTGATATTGCAGAAAAATATCAGACACCTGTTATTTTTCTCAGCGATCTGTTCCTCGGGCAACGCATAGAAACTGTTGCAATTGAAGCAAACATCGATAGAGAGAGATGCACACGAAAGAGACCAACTTCTGAGCAGTTGAAAAATTATCTGCGTTATCAGATTACCGATGATGGCGTTTCACCCCTGATCGTTCCTGGAGAATCAGGCGCCATATACTCCGTAACAGGACTGGAACATTCTGTCACCGGCAATCCCAACTACGAATCAGACGTGCACAGCATGATGACTGCCAAACGATTTCGCAAATTCGAATCCATGGTAACAGATCTTCCCCAGGCAGATATCATCGGAGACGAAAAGGGTGTAATAGGATTAGCTGGTTGGGGTTCTACGATCGGTTCAATTCTTGAAGGAATGGAAATCGCCAGGAAACGTGGTGTTCCCTCAAAATTAATAAAATCAATTATGATTCATCCGCAGCGAGAGGATTCATTTCAGGAATTTTTTGCTTCCTGTAAGAAGATTATCGTACCTGAAATGAATTATCAGGGACAATATGCTGCACTGTTGAAATCACGCTACGGTATAAAGCCGATAGAAGTTCATATACCTTCGGTCAATCCCGTCAGTCCCTTGAAAATTGCCCAGAAAATTATGGAGGCCAATGATGAGCTTTCTCAGTAA
- a CDS encoding thiamine pyrophosphate-dependent enzyme, whose protein sequence is MMSFLSKRSVLEGLKSAKASKTKEWRDNLPTWCPGCGHFTGLHGLYEAVERLKIPQKDFVVVSGIGCSGRFPFFIKGFGLHGLHGRALPIATGIKIANPALTVVVVGGDGDGVGIGGGHFPHAARSNFNLTYILLDNSIYGLTKGQISPTSPMGMKSGTSPYGNIARPVNPTTLALAYGATFVARVFSRERDMVSDVITRAIQHKGFSFIHDLSPCVVFNKLVTYNSWHEVVTDLPADYDTQDRSKAMGLAGSIDPIYLGIFLQEHIPSFDDLSQQVKKGLIHPA, encoded by the coding sequence ATGATGAGCTTTCTCAGTAAAAGGTCTGTTCTTGAAGGTTTAAAGAGCGCCAAGGCATCAAAAACAAAAGAGTGGAGAGATAATCTGCCCACCTGGTGTCCGGGATGCGGCCACTTTACCGGACTACATGGATTATACGAAGCGGTAGAAAGGCTCAAAATACCGCAGAAAGACTTTGTCGTAGTCTCCGGTATTGGTTGTTCCGGCAGGTTTCCTTTTTTCATCAAAGGGTTTGGTCTGCACGGATTGCACGGCCGAGCCCTCCCGATAGCCACCGGCATCAAGATCGCCAATCCTGCACTGACAGTTGTCGTGGTAGGCGGTGATGGAGACGGTGTCGGAATCGGGGGAGGTCATTTTCCTCATGCCGCAAGAAGTAATTTCAATCTGACCTATATTCTCCTGGATAATAGCATCTACGGTTTAACCAAGGGGCAAATTTCTCCAACCTCACCAATGGGTATGAAAAGCGGCACATCTCCTTATGGAAATATTGCACGTCCAGTTAATCCTACCACGCTCGCCCTGGCATACGGAGCCACATTTGTTGCACGGGTCTTTTCTCGTGAAAGAGATATGGTGTCTGATGTAATTACCAGGGCGATCCAGCATAAAGGGTTTTCCTTTATCCACGATCTGTCACCCTGTGTGGTATTTAATAAACTGGTTACGTATAACAGCTGGCATGAAGTGGTAACAGATCTTCCCGCGGATTATGACACCCAAGACCGTTCAAAAGCAATGGGATTGGCTGGAAGTATTGATCCCATATATCTGGGTATTTTCCTCCAGGAACATATCCCCTCCTTTGACGATCTGTCGCAGCAGGTCAAGAAAGGGCTTATCCACCCGGCTTAA
- a CDS encoding desulfoferrodoxin FeS4 iron-binding domain-containing protein — translation MPTESGETYECEICGSVVEVKEGGAGTLECCGQPMTLQD, via the coding sequence ATGCCAACAGAAAGTGGTGAAACATACGAGTGTGAAATTTGTGGTTCAGTTGTTGAGGTAAAAGAGGGGGGAGCGGGGACCTTAGAGTGCTGTGGTCAGCCAATGACATTACAGGACTGA
- a CDS encoding OBAP family protein, producing the protein MFHYYFKRVVTGAATIGFTLFFGLMIMLQTAAASEKEDCGVDSVSQLKFADPVKDIHLYLNAFHTAKENPEFEIEAHHYCSMRNLDVQGESLHQCAVYDSKEAPARLIGIEYIVSNETYQKLPSEEKRYWHPHAYEVISGQLIAPDLPDMGNEALGGYITSWGKTFHTWPDPKTSIPMGEPILMWSAGADGQISREMIDKRDKSFGISSDELREQRKSYGYQVPTVEVPHSVDEIGRQWTSNGPDEPKQLK; encoded by the coding sequence ATGTTTCACTATTACTTTAAAAGAGTTGTGACCGGAGCAGCAACAATTGGTTTCACCCTGTTTTTCGGTCTGATGATCATGCTCCAAACTGCTGCCGCATCAGAAAAAGAGGACTGCGGTGTTGACAGTGTCAGCCAATTGAAATTTGCAGATCCCGTAAAGGACATTCATCTATATCTCAACGCCTTTCACACCGCGAAGGAAAATCCAGAATTTGAGATAGAGGCCCATCACTACTGTTCGATGCGGAATCTCGACGTCCAGGGAGAAAGCCTTCATCAATGTGCGGTGTATGACTCCAAGGAAGCACCTGCCAGGCTCATCGGGATAGAGTATATCGTCAGCAATGAGACCTATCAGAAGCTCCCCTCCGAAGAGAAGAGATATTGGCATCCTCATGCGTATGAGGTAATATCGGGCCAGCTCATTGCTCCCGATCTGCCCGATATGGGTAACGAGGCGCTTGGAGGATATATTACAAGCTGGGGGAAGACATTTCACACCTGGCCGGACCCTAAAACCAGTATACCAATGGGAGAACCTATACTGATGTGGTCTGCCGGTGCGGATGGACAGATCAGCAGGGAGATGATTGATAAACGCGATAAGAGTTTCGGTATCTCTTCCGATGAGCTCCGTGAGCAAAGAAAGAGTTACGGTTATCAGGTCCCAACCGTTGAGGTGCCGCATTCTGTTGATGAAATCGGCCGGCAATGGACAAGTAACGGACCAGACGAGCCCAAACAGTTAAAATAA
- a CDS encoding glycine zipper domain-containing protein, whose product MNRKIIIMTICVVTVSTLTTGCLTTTQKSSAVGTGAGAATGAIIGALTGNAGMGAAIGAGAGALGGALVGDHLDKKREERICTNGQTASDGETIQIWAGGKLC is encoded by the coding sequence ATGAATAGAAAAATAATTATTATGACAATATGTGTTGTGACAGTAAGCACTCTCACTACAGGTTGTTTAACAACAACTCAAAAAAGCTCAGCAGTTGGGACCGGAGCGGGAGCGGCTACCGGTGCAATTATAGGTGCCTTGACGGGTAATGCCGGTATGGGCGCAGCAATTGGTGCTGGAGCAGGGGCTCTCGGTGGAGCTTTGGTTGGAGACCATTTAGACAAAAAGAGGGAAGAGAGAATATGCACAAATGGACAGACAGCTTCAGATGGAGAGACAATCCAGATCTGGGCAGGGGGGAAACTATGTTGA
- a CDS encoding TIR domain-containing protein, with amino-acid sequence MKIFISYSSQDKKYASLLANKLQEANHEVWYDSWSLKAGDNLLKKISEGVKSADIVILIVSRNSSKSKWVMHEFSAIAFNELSKQTTRIIPVLIDNGPIPSYLSNYVYADISSDIEFGIRNLVATITKEGREESDHSDEEIQKEQKEDVRENKIIDLAKALHGGRLTLVCGAGVSVGAGVPSWNDLLLRLLSEMMSRMSSDHALPMADLDANKFHSRYSPSSLVVGKYLKTNLGKDFLKELRDALYASDPKSCEILDSIVDLSRPQRDGKPLDSIITFNFDALLEENLEKQNINHKAVYGEGVRNSPSELPVYHVHGFLPRKGRIPPNMEVVFSEDAYHSQFIEPFSWSNLIQLNKLSQNTCLFIGLSLTDPNLRRLLDVANRKNPDKSLNHYFIKKVPSNSKTRDPMDQLALLLEEQDANELGLSMIWVEDYREIPGILQKIALTSSSSGRS; translated from the coding sequence ATGAAGATATTCATCAGCTATAGCAGCCAAGATAAAAAATACGCTTCGCTATTAGCAAATAAGCTACAGGAAGCAAACCATGAGGTATGGTATGACTCGTGGAGCTTAAAAGCTGGTGACAACCTTCTAAAGAAAATATCAGAAGGCGTTAAGTCAGCTGATATAGTGATTCTGATAGTTAGCCGAAACTCATCAAAATCAAAATGGGTGATGCATGAGTTTTCTGCGATAGCATTTAATGAGCTATCTAAGCAAACAACGAGAATAATCCCTGTTTTAATAGATAACGGACCGATCCCAAGTTATCTATCTAATTATGTTTATGCTGATATTTCGTCGGATATAGAATTTGGTATCCGTAACCTTGTTGCCACAATAACAAAAGAGGGTCGAGAGGAGTCAGATCACTCAGATGAGGAAATACAAAAGGAACAAAAGGAAGATGTTAGAGAAAATAAGATAATAGACCTCGCTAAGGCACTACATGGAGGCCGCTTGACATTGGTATGCGGTGCAGGTGTGTCCGTGGGTGCAGGTGTACCATCGTGGAATGATTTATTACTTAGGCTGTTAAGTGAAATGATGTCGAGGATGTCATCAGATCACGCCTTACCAATGGCGGATTTAGATGCCAATAAATTCCATTCAAGGTATTCTCCTTCATCTCTTGTGGTGGGCAAGTATCTAAAAACCAACCTTGGAAAGGACTTCCTAAAAGAGCTCAGAGACGCTCTATATGCATCCGATCCAAAGTCCTGCGAGATTTTAGATTCCATAGTTGATCTTTCCCGTCCTCAAAGAGATGGTAAACCACTTGATTCAATAATTACTTTTAACTTTGATGCTTTGTTAGAAGAAAATTTAGAGAAGCAAAACATAAACCATAAAGCGGTTTATGGTGAGGGGGTGCGTAACTCACCAAGTGAATTACCGGTATATCACGTACACGGTTTTCTTCCACGTAAAGGCCGAATCCCTCCAAATATGGAGGTAGTATTTAGTGAAGATGCTTATCATAGCCAATTTATTGAGCCATTTAGCTGGTCTAACCTTATCCAGTTAAACAAGTTGAGTCAGAATACATGTCTGTTTATTGGCCTGAGCTTAACTGATCCGAATCTTAGGCGCTTGCTCGATGTTGCCAATAGAAAAAATCCCGACAAGTCGTTGAATCACTATTTCATTAAGAAAGTACCATCCAATTCCAAAACGCGTGACCCAATGGATCAGCTAGCACTGCTCCTTGAAGAGCAAGATGCAAATGAACTTGGGCTTAGCATGATATGGGTTGAAGACTATCGGGAAATACCTGGTATTTTGCAGAAAATAGCCCTAACAAGCAGCTCAAGTGGACGCTCGTAA
- a CDS encoding Cthe_2314 family HEPN domain-containing protein, producing MSKFTELDENSFLVSVLKDGEVAFSDIEVDKLATELPEDIELSEYQYYVQKVGFYLVNTISWCRQLDLAIELLSNFDYSKKEASRADHLIYNIENYLIRIKSVHDRVLQLVNAVFHLCINEANVNHGVIVSNYKVQHRPEILKAVKAISKYLSEHEQIRHTLIHRHSLIDKDLNKIELFYLNNFEHIDDEDQVKAYKHIRTERLKKVLSEKKSEFREINSILFNHINALFLQLNSEYERQKKIVG from the coding sequence ATGAGTAAATTTACGGAATTAGATGAAAATTCTTTCTTGGTATCTGTTCTTAAAGACGGAGAGGTAGCATTTTCTGACATCGAAGTTGATAAACTAGCTACGGAGCTTCCTGAAGATATCGAATTATCTGAATATCAATACTACGTCCAGAAAGTAGGTTTCTATCTAGTTAATACAATTTCTTGGTGTAGGCAACTCGATTTAGCTATTGAGCTGCTATCGAACTTTGATTACTCAAAAAAAGAAGCTTCACGGGCAGATCATCTAATTTACAATATTGAAAACTACTTAATTCGTATAAAATCTGTACACGATCGAGTTCTTCAGTTGGTAAATGCTGTATTTCATCTGTGCATTAATGAAGCAAATGTAAATCATGGCGTAATAGTCAGCAACTATAAGGTTCAACACCGCCCAGAAATTCTTAAGGCAGTTAAAGCCATTAGCAAATATCTAAGTGAGCACGAGCAAATCAGACATACACTTATTCATCGGCATTCGTTAATTGATAAAGACTTAAATAAAATTGAGTTGTTTTATCTTAATAATTTCGAGCACATTGATGACGAGGATCAAGTGAAAGCATACAAGCATATACGAACGGAGCGTCTCAAAAAAGTTTTATCTGAAAAGAAGTCTGAGTTCAGAGAAATAAATAGCATTTTATTCAATCATATTAATGCTCTTTTTTTACAGCTAAATTCAGAGTACGAGAGGCAAAAGAAGATTGTTGGTTAA
- a CDS encoding potassium channel family protein, translating to MDSIKNAGRPDIALEAFYEYKNWERKNYPAWEKLPVSPFIWIFNNLNWLICGFGVRPLRIFPTGGVIIIVFALLYYLLNPTGLQLLRDPARKFVEVYPSQFIISVFKLSSKFFSSCEVKVQNKHKIYSVPMFFLFLKKCIITIKKECDKPFDSALFQCIYFSATTFSTLGFGDIDPCRPATQMLATIQSLLGWFCLGLFVTTYANVLLGG from the coding sequence ATGGATAGTATCAAAAATGCTGGTAGACCCGATATTGCTTTAGAAGCTTTTTACGAGTATAAAAATTGGGAGAGAAAAAACTATCCAGCTTGGGAGAAACTACCGGTAAGTCCCTTTATATGGATTTTCAACAACCTAAACTGGCTGATATGCGGATTTGGTGTTCGACCTTTGCGAATATTTCCAACGGGAGGTGTAATTATCATCGTTTTTGCTCTGCTTTATTATCTTCTAAATCCCACAGGCCTTCAGTTGCTCCGTGATCCTGCTAGAAAATTTGTTGAAGTTTATCCAAGCCAATTCATTATTAGCGTTTTTAAGTTAAGTAGTAAATTTTTTTCCTCTTGTGAAGTTAAAGTTCAAAACAAACATAAAATTTATAGTGTGCCAATGTTTTTTCTCTTTCTTAAGAAATGTATTATTACAATTAAAAAAGAATGTGATAAACCATTTGATTCCGCACTTTTTCAATGTATCTATTTTTCTGCAACGACTTTTAGTACGCTTGGCTTTGGTGATATTGATCCCTGCCGTCCAGCTACCCAGATGCTTGCTACTATTCAGTCGCTTCTCGGTTGGTTCTGTCTCGGTCTTTTCGTTACCACATATGCCAATGTTCTTCTTGGGGGATGA